In Antedon mediterranea chromosome 10, ecAntMedi1.1, whole genome shotgun sequence, one genomic interval encodes:
- the LOC140061353 gene encoding uncharacterized protein: MDRDCPAYLTVGTDVSAKYRGAFCEAKVKTTAKHVKCKINFKGLSAAIVSDEFVNGTLKIGAGVSARHPEQGVYLDGVITKLTDASMYTVVFDDGDEKTLRRSSLCLQGERHFNESETLDHLPLTDPENFGTPVVRDAKKRKKRKPIEIDEEQMHSGVSPSSRKGTANVATRDRGSADVGKVVIVDINEKRKNSWFPALVIHPKRTKEVLKNKEHFILKSFKDNKIYNIAKNNTKAFTTKDHLYKGDNNTLKSAVSKAVSYIETGNLPNNWDSSVITEEDFVFESDDEVDSDEESDEDFDVETDAWLASLYKFMEERGTPINKPPVLGYQDLNLFKLFKLVQDLGGFRKVTDQQKWREISFKMGIPVINSSSHHNIKASYMKYLHAFEEYNRKLGPGLPGPLTRTTRRRSSFERPTLSPIRPRTTRTIDEDGESDTEREPPMLKRRVTITELEEEEEKPVKRQNKKEEKQKAKDIKKEELDKEDDTEGKINVKSKASDSSKKGKEKQITETEDLSQIHETDTDYQLGEKIKVLYGRGRTQKVYEAKIIEIDVEAHWQKMYRVHYVGWNIRHDEWIGNNRIVGSEDRVKMRKKQKQDKDKEKEKKFKEKEKKEKEEKERLQREEKERTQKEHEKLLKDKKEKEKQEKEKERLEKERIKKEKEKMEKEKKEKHEKEIRENERLEKEREKQEKEVKKKDKEKLELEKKEKEDEQLRLKDSEIADSLESKKREKKDEKGKGKGKVTRSREELETSNTDKVEKEDQPEKSEVERPKTPGKRGRPSLKSSTTPVARSNSVTRKVPSPVSSTKLTRTRRSDRNSLSESPFAAGLDVKPRTRRTSIHSDTKLKQEYDSESESSISVKDEGEKTEEVKDADQQQEEEPVKESEDIKVQIEENEVEKEQVNKNYEESKDEMEEPEKDTVEIKQENIANEVPVVEEEQSEQPHIDVPVEIATPKGKEKKKEKKEGKIKKKKEGKGKKEKKDHNVEKSLENITTVVLESTSGYQENLESVQDMQEEKTPSCKIEIDEKPKKESKSEGKKSRKRRRSKSISERRSKETENVDFKDKDESKEYKKMSVPRSKEEEGAAALMDIYNPSTAFQEKCKSLTPPTTPENSPPNPSSPADQSVNMEVHHDEPSNRSDSDGLIDVAGVTDVQPIGNRSPHCDASVSSNTSADSLNGTSQEKRSGSSKKRRRTISGDTPSKRKKRSHKHSSHDEKKKRHIKEPIRHSSSDTDDTSNNDNKTRAEKVVPKTPTDHNGRPIIRSGRTPKYNFRVDLTNIHDPEERISIIQHQLNEMRKIYMSLKSEVASIDRRRKKLRRKERENKAAAATAVATPNGSSDRKSSDRNSNDGL; encoded by the exons attgGAGCTGGAGTTAGTGCAAGGCATCCAGAGCAAGGTGTTTACCTTGACGGTGTTATCACAAAACTTACCGATGCTAGCATGTATACAGTGG TTTTTGATGATGGAGATGAGAAGACACTTAGAAGATCATCTCTTTGCCTTCAAGGTGAACGCCACTTTAATGAAAGCGAG ACATTGGATCATCTACCACTAACAGATCCTGAGAATTTTGGAACACCTGTTGTCAGAGATGCGAAGAAGAGAAAGAAACGAAAACCCAT TGAAATAGATGAAGAGCAAATGCACAGTGGTGTGTCACCCAGCTCACGGAAAGGAACTGCCAACGTTGCTACTAGAGACAGAGGCTCAGCGGACGTTGGGAAAGTTGTTATTGTTgatattaatgaaaaaaggaaaaACAGTTGGTTTCCAGCTCTG gttattcaCCCAAAGAGAACAAAAGAggttttgaaaaataaagaacaCTTTATATTGAAGTCCTTCAAAGACAACAAAAT ATACAACATTGCAAAGAACAATACTAAAGCTTTCACAACAAAAGATCATTTGTATAAAGGTGATAACAACACCCTAAAATCAG CTGTTAGTAAAGCAGTATCATACATTGAGACTGGTAACCTGCCAAATAACTGGGATAGTAGCGTCATCACGGAGGAGGACTTTGTATTTGAATCGGATGATGAAGTAGATAGTGATGAAGAAAGTGATGAGGACTTTGATGTTGAAACTGATGCCTGGCTAGCATCTTTATATAAATTCATGGAAGAAAGAG GAACACCTATCAATAAACCACCTGTGCTTGGATATCAAGACTTAAACCTGTTCAAACTATTCAAGTTAGTACAAGATCTTGGTGGATTTCGCAAAGTTACTGATCAGCAGAAGTGGCGCGAGATCTCATTCAAAATGGGTATACCAGTTATCAACTCTTCCAGTCATCATAACATTAAAGCATCTTATATGAA ATATCTACATGCATTTGAAGAATACAATAGAAAACTGGGGCCTGGTTTACCTGGCCCATTAACTCGTACAACTAGAAGACGCTCATCATTTGAACGTCCAACACTTTCTCCTATAAGACCACGCACTACAAGAACAATAGATGAAGATGGAGAAAGTGATACTGAGCGAGAACCTCCGATGCTAAAAAGAAgg GTAACAATTACTGAACTTGAAGAAGAAGAGGAGAAACCTGTCAAAAGACAAAACAAGAAAGAGGAAAAACAAAAGGCAAAAGATATCAAGAAAGAGGAATTAGATAAAGAAGATGATACTGAAGGAAAGATTAATGTAAAGAGTAAAGCAAGCGACAGTAGCAAGAAAGGAAAAGAAAAGCAAATCACAGAGACTGAAGA tttGAGCCAAATACACGAGACTGATACAGATTATCAACTTGGTGAGAAGATTAAAGTTTTATATGGTAGAGGAAGAACACAAAAAGTTTATGAAGCTAAA aTAATTGAAATTGACGTTGAAGCACACTGGCAAAAGATGTATCGAGTTCATTATGTTGGGTGGAATATACGACATGACGAATGGATTGGTAACAACCGAATAGTTGGCTCGGAAGACAGAGTGAAAATGAGGAAAAAACAGAAGCAAGATAaagataaagaaaaagaaaaaaaatttaaggagaaagagaagaaagaaaaagaagaaaaagaaagattACAGCGAGAAGAGAAAGAGCGAACACAGAAAGAACATGAAAAACTATTAAAAGACAAAAAGGAAAAAGAAAAGCAAGAAAAGGAAAAAGAGCGATTAGAAAAGGAAAGAATCAAAAAGGAGAAGGAAAAAATGGAAaaggaaaagaaagaaaaacatgaaaagGAAATTCGAGAAAACGAAAGACTTGAAAAAGAACGTGAAAAACAGGAAAAGGAGGTAAAGAAGAAAGATAAAGAAAAACTGGAACTAGAGAAAAAAGAAAAGGAAGACGAGCAACTAAGATTGAAAGATTCGGAAATAGCGGACAGTTTAGAAAGCAAGAAAAGAGAAAAGAAGGATGAGAAGGGTAAAGGAAAGGGAAAGGTAACCAGATCAAGAGAAGAACTAGAAACGAGCAATACAGATAAGGTAGAAAAAGAGGACCAACCTGAGAAAAGCGAAGTAGAACGGCCAAAGACTCCAGGCAAACGAGGACGACCTTCATTAAAGTCTAGCACAACTCCTGTCGCTCGTAGCAATAGTGTAACACGTAAAGTTCCTTCACCTGTCTCATCAACAAAGCTAACAAGAACTCGTCGATCAGATCGAAATAGCTTGAGTGAATCTCCCTTCGCAGCAGGTCTTGATG tCAAACCAAGGACACGGAGAACCTCAATACACTCTGATACTAAACTGAAACAAGAGTATG ATTCAGAAAGTGAAAGTTCAATCTCTGTTAAAGATGAAGGAGAAAAGACTGAAGAAGTTAAAGATGCAGATCAACAACAAGAGGAGGAACCTGTAAAAGAAAGTGAAGACATTAAGGTGCAGATAGAGGAAAATGAAGTTGAAAAGGAGcaagtaaacaaaaattatgaggAAAGCAAAGATGAAATGGAAGAACCTGAGAAAGATACCGTTGAAATTAAACAGGAGAACATTGCAAATGAAGTTCCTGTGGTTGAGGAAGAGCAATCAGAACAACCTCATATAGATGTACCAGTTGAAATAGCAACACCAAAGGgtaaagaaaagaagaaagagaaaaaggaaggaaaaattaaaaagaagaaGGAAGGAAAAGGTAAAAAGGAGAAAAAAGACCACAATGTTGAAAAGTCGCTAGAAAACATCACAACTGTAGTATTAGAATCAACTAGTGGTTATCAGGAAAATCTGGAAAGTGTACAGGACATGCAAGAAGAGAAAACACCGTCTTGCAAGATTGAAATTGACGAAAAACCAAAGAAAGAAAGCAAATCGGAAGGCAAGAAATCTAGGAAGCGAAGACGGTCGAAGAGTATATCAGAACGAAGATCAAAAGAAAcagaaaatgttgattttaaagaCAAGGATGAAAGTAAAGAATATAAGAAGATGTCAGTGCCACGTTCAAAAGAGGAAGAGGGTGCAGCAGCCTTAAtggacatttacaaccctagtACTGCTTTTCAAGAGAAGTGCAAGTCACTTACACCTCCAACTACCCCAGAAAATTCACCTCCAAACCCATCATCTCCTGCTGACCAATCAGTGAATATGGAAGTTCACCATGATGAACCAAGCAATAGAAGTGATAGTGATGGATTAATTGATGTAGCGGGTGTGACTGATGTACAACCCATTGGCAATCGGTCACCACATTGCGATGCTAGTGTCAGTTCAAATACTAGCGCAGACAGTCTGAATGGCACCAGCCAAGAGAAGCGATCAGGTAGTTCCAAGAAGCGGCGTCGTACCATTTCAGGTGATACACCAAGCAAGAGAAAGAAACGGAGTCATAAACATTCCAGCCACGATGAAAAAAAGAAACGCCACATTAAAGAACCAATAAGACACAGTAGTAGTGACACTGATGATACCTCAAACAATGATAACAAAACAAGAGCAGAAAAGGTAGTCCCCAAAACACCGACAGATCACAATGGAAGGCCTATAATCAGATCTGGACGCACACCAAAGTACAACTTTAGAGTTG ACTTGACAAATATTCACGATCCAGAAGAAAGAATATCCATTATTCAACATCAGTTAAATGAAATGCGTAAAATTTACATGAGCCTCAAAAGTGAAGTTGCAAGCATTGATAGACGGAGAAAGAAGTTACGAAGGAAAGAGAGAGAAAACAAAG cTGCTGCTGCCACTGCTGTTGCGACACCCAATGGATCATCAGACCGCAAGTCATCGGATAGAAATAGCAATGATGGCTTATGA